A region from the Leptospirillum ferriphilum ML-04 genome encodes:
- a CDS encoding helix-turn-helix domain-containing protein, with protein sequence MTTLTLDEAAAFLHVTSDWLRKEAKAGRIPGRKVGRLWRFLEEDLVVWMRSGYSELRHTRTSLVEVSWDYSKEDPSGLSTSRHPAAKELRSRLGQPTGKKRRNSTTA encoded by the coding sequence ATGACAACCCTCACACTGGACGAGGCGGCGGCTTTTCTCCATGTCACATCCGACTGGCTGCGGAAGGAGGCGAAGGCGGGACGCATCCCCGGGAGAAAGGTGGGAAGGCTGTGGAGGTTTCTGGAGGAGGATCTTGTCGTCTGGATGCGCTCGGGATATTCTGAACTCCGGCACACCCGGACATCCCTTGTGGAGGTGTCATGGGACTATTCAAAAGAGGATCCGTCTGGTTTATCGACTTCACGACACCCAGCGGCCAAAGAATTAAGAAGTCGGCTCGGACAACCGACCGGAAAGAAGCGCAGGAACTCCACGACCGCCTGA
- a CDS encoding tyrosine-type recombinase/integrase, whose amino-acid sequence MDFTTPSGQRIKKSARTTDRKEAQELHDRLKAEAWRRDQFDERPERTWEEAALAWLDDRERSDNGTLSGILRWLTDRLEGKKLSAINASLIGEITAQKRKEGVTPATVNKYLMVLRAVLRHAHSLGWIPSSPRIRILKTETKRVRYLTKDEATRLIAVLPDHKADIVRFSLATGLRMRNVLGLTWSQVDMGRRVAWIHPDQAKARRAISVPLSDEAVDVIRKQLGKCDTHVFSFNGQPIQRVNNRGWQKALKKAGIKDFRWHDLRHTWASWHIQNGTPLSVLQELGGWESVSMVKRYAHLSGEHLQKYAGNGGRVPNTSQQTLEVVKTW is encoded by the coding sequence ATCGACTTCACGACACCCAGCGGCCAAAGAATTAAGAAGTCGGCTCGGACAACCGACCGGAAAGAAGCGCAGGAACTCCACGACCGCCTGAAAGCGGAGGCGTGGAGGCGCGATCAGTTTGACGAAAGACCCGAAAGGACATGGGAGGAAGCCGCTCTCGCATGGCTCGACGACCGGGAGCGATCCGACAACGGGACGCTCTCCGGGATACTCCGATGGCTCACCGATCGGCTCGAAGGAAAAAAGCTCTCGGCGATCAACGCTTCACTCATCGGAGAGATCACGGCGCAAAAGCGGAAGGAGGGGGTGACCCCCGCCACCGTCAACAAGTACCTCATGGTCCTACGGGCTGTCCTCCGGCACGCCCACTCCCTGGGGTGGATCCCTTCTTCTCCCAGGATCCGGATTTTGAAGACAGAAACCAAGCGAGTGCGCTACCTGACGAAAGACGAGGCCACCAGACTCATCGCCGTTCTTCCGGATCACAAGGCGGACATCGTCCGATTCTCCCTTGCGACCGGGCTCCGGATGAGAAACGTCCTGGGGCTCACCTGGTCACAGGTGGACATGGGGCGTCGGGTGGCGTGGATTCATCCCGACCAGGCGAAGGCGCGGAGGGCGATCTCGGTCCCGCTGTCGGATGAAGCGGTCGACGTGATCCGGAAACAGCTCGGGAAATGCGACACGCATGTCTTCAGTTTTAACGGACAGCCGATTCAGCGGGTGAACAACCGGGGATGGCAGAAGGCGTTAAAGAAGGCGGGGATCAAGGATTTTCGCTGGCACGATCTCCGGCACACGTGGGCGAGCTGGCACATCCAGAACGGCACGCCTCTTTCTGTATTGCAGGAGTTGGGAGGATGGGAGTCGGTGAGCATGGTGAAACGCTATGCCCACCTCTCCGGAGAACATCTCCAAAAATATGCCGGGAATGGGGGTCGCGTCCCAAATACGTCCCAGCAGACGTTGGAGGTTGTAAAAACGTGGTGA